TTCGCAGGTGGAAATTACCTTTGTACAGAGCTCAAGTCATGCAGGGCGACCAATTACAGATGTTCACAGAGACTTATTGGGAGATAGCAATTTGATTTTTGGAGCTGCTGATTATTCGAATACCGATGTAATTTTTATTTGTTCGGGGCATGGAAAAACAAAATTGTTTTTAGAACAAAATGACTTGCCATCGCATCTTAAAATTGTTGATTTAAGTACAGATTACAGACCACAGTCTAATACAGAAGGTTTTGTATATGGGCTACCTGAAGTAAACAAACTTAAGATTAAAGTTGCAGATAGAATTGCAAATCCGGGATGTTTTGCTACTTGTATCGAACTTGGTTTATTGCCTTTGGCCTTCAACCAAAAATTAGTCGAGGAAGTTCATGTTAATGCCATAACAGGTTCAACCGGAGCAGGACAAAATCCTACAGCAACATCGCATTTTAGCTGGAAAAACAATAATGTAGCTGTCTACAAGGCATTTACTCATCAGCATTTAGCTGAGATAGGTGAAACAGTATTGCAGCTGCAGGAATCTTATTCAAAGCAGATCAATTTTATTCCTGTTCGCGGGAATTTTAGCAGAGGAATTATGGCAACAATTTACACCGATTGTGATTGGAGTTTGGAAGAAGCAAATCAAAAGTATGAAGAATACTATTCAAATCATCCGTTTGTATCTATTTCTCCAGTATTGCCAGATGTTAAACAAGTTGTAAATACCAATAAGTGTGTTTTATATCTTGAAAAACACGGTAATAAAATTATGGTGATTTCTGTAGTTGACAATTTATTAAAAGGAGCATCGGGACAAGCCGTGCAAAATATGAATCTAATGTTTGGATTGCCTGAAAATATAGGTTTAGGTCTTAAACCAATTGGATTTTAAAAGAAGTGAAAATGAAATTATTTGATGTATATACTTGTTATAATATAAATCTTGTTACTGGTAAAGGAGCAAAGTTATCTGATGACAAAGGAAATGAATATCTGGATTTTTACGGAGGACATGGAGTTATTTCTATAGGCCACAGTCATCCTCATTATATGTTCAGAATTGAAAATCAATTACATTGTTTAGGATTTTATTCTAATGCTGTAAAAAACGATTTACAAGAGCGATTGGCATGTAAATTAGGTAAATTAAGTGGGTACGATGCTTACAATTTATTTTTGTGTAATTCGGGTGCCGAAGCAAATGAAAATGCATTAAAAGTAGCATCGTTTCATAATAATAAAGCAAAAGTAATTTCTGTAAAAGGAGCTTTTCATGGGAGAACAGGAGGAGCTTTAGCCATAACCGATAATCCTAAATTATCTTCGTTATTTAATGCAAAACACGACGTGGTTTTTGTAGAAATGAACGACTCTGAATCCTTAAAAAAAGAATTGATAAAAGGAGATGTTTCGGCCGTTATTATTGAAGGTGTTCAGGGGGTAAATGGTGTGTTTGAACCGAATGTTGATTTTTTGAAATCTGCAAAGTCGGCATGTGTAGAAAATGATGCATTACTAATTTTGGATGAAGTACAATCGGGATTTGGTAGAAGTGGAAAATTCTTTGCTCACCAATATGCCGATATTAAACCCGATATCATTACAACAGCAAAAGGAATGGGTAACGGTTTTCCAATTGGAGGAGTATTAATTGCACCAGAAGTTAAAGCCTGGAAAGGAATGTTGGGAACAACTTTTGGTGGAAATCATTTGGCATGTGCTGCAGCAACAGCAGTTTTAGAAACCATAGAAGAAGAAAAATTAATTGAAAATGCAGAACAAATGGGGAATTATTTGTTTACAGCATTAAAAGATAATAAAGCTATTAAAGCAATTAGGGGGAAAGGTTTAATGATTGGTATCGATATTGATAATATGTCGGAAACAAGAACAAAACTACTTAAGGAATATGGAATTTTTACAGGTTCTTCGGGTAGTAATACTCTTCGTTTATTGCCACCTCTTTCGATAACAAAGAAAGATGCAGATCAATTCATTAAAGCATTTAATAAACTAACCCTAATTAATTAAATATGATTGAGCTAACCGTTGTAAAAATAGGTGGAAATGTTATTGATGATCCTGAAAAATTGAATGAGTTTTTAGATGCTTTTTCAAATTTAGGAGGAAAAGTTGTGCTGGTGCATGGTGGAGGCAAAGTAGCATCCGATTTATCGGGTGAATTAGGAGTTAAAACTAAAATGATTAATGGCAGAAGAATTACCGATGCCGCTAATCTAAAATTAGTTACCATGGTTTATGCAGGTTTGGTAAATAAGAGTATTGTGGCATCGCTTCAAGCTAAAGGTGTTAACGCGCATGGCATGTGTGGTGCCGATCAAAACTTAATTCTTGCTGAAAAAAGAAATCATCCGAGTATCGATTATGGATATGTAGGTGATGTTACCAAAGTAAATACACTGGCTCTTTGCAAAATGATTGAGTGTAATTCTGTATTGGTAATTGCACCAATTACACATGATGGTAAAGGTCAGCTATTAAATACAAATGCTGATACAATTGCAACAGAAGTAGCAGCTGCATTAAGCAAATTTTATAAGGTAAAGTTGGTTTATAGTTTCGAGAAGCTTGGTGTGTTAATGGATGCCGAAGATGAAAGTAGCGTGTTACCGGTTTTAACATCCGACGAATGTTCTAAAATGATAGAAAATGGGAGTATAAATACAGGTATGATGCCCAAAACAGAAAATGCTTTTTATGCTCTTTCACAAGGTGTTGAGGAGGTCGTAATTGGGAATTTTGTATCAATAGAAAATTGCCAGTCTTCGGGAACTCAAGTTGTTAATTATTAAGCTGTTGCTATGAATATTGAAAAATACACAAATCTGGCTTTAAGCACGCTTAAAGAGCTAATATCGATACAATCTTATAGTAAAGAAGAAAATTCTGTAGCTGATTTAATAGAGCAGAAATTGAAAGATTTTGGTCTTAAGGTGCACCGAAAAGGAAATAATGTTTGGGTTTTTAATCACGATTTTGAGGAAGGAAAACCAGTTTTGCTAATGAATTCACACTTAGATACAGTAAAGCCTAATGAGAAATGGACTAAAGATCCTTTTAATCCTGAAATATCAGATGATAAATTATACGGATTGGGAAGTAATGATGCAGGAGGATGTTTAGTTTCTCTTTTAGCAACTTTTCTTGCTCTCGAAAATACGAAACAAAATTATAATCGTGTGTTTTGTGCTTCGGCCGAAGAAGAGATTTCGGGCAAAAATGGATTCGAATTGGTGCAGGATGAAATAGGTAGAATTGATGTAGGAATTGTTGGAGAACCAACTCTTATGGAAATGGCTATTGCCGAAAAAGGTCTTATGGTAATAGATTGTGAAGCAATTGGTATACCTGGACATGCTGCCCGAAACGAAGGTTTAAATGCTATTGATATTGCCATGGAAGATATAAAATTCTTGCATACCTATCAGTTCGATAAGGAATCGGAAATACTTGGACCGGTTAAAATGACAGTTACCCAGATTAATGCGGGTAAACAGCATAATGTAATTCCTGCATCCTGTAAATTTGTTCTCGATGTTAGAACCAACGAACACTATAAGAATGAGAAGGCTTTTGAAATCATAAAAAAGAATCTTAAAAGTGAAGTGAAAGCACGTTCGTTTAGAATGAATTCTTCAGGTATTCCACTTGAGCATCCTTTGGTACAGACAGGTTTAAGTTTAGATATGAACTATTACGGTTCGCCAACAACATCCGATCAGGCCATTATGAAAGGTTTTCCAACACTTAAATTAGGTCCTGGAGATTCGGCAAGATCTCATACAGCTGATGAGTATATCTATGTAAAAGAGATAGGAGAGGGAGTAGAAAAATATTTTAATTTGCTGAATGAATTAAAAATATAATAATTGACTTATTATGTAATGGTTAATCTAGTAATTTGTAATATTTTTTTTTATGCGATTAAAAAAATAGTAAATTAGTTTATTGCCATTAAGGTAATTGTTTATGATTAACTTAAATCAAAGGAAACTTAAATAACAAACTAAAATATTAAATATGAAACTTTGGGACAAAGGAGTAAAAGTTGATAAAAAAATTGAACAATTTACAGTTGGTCAGGATCGTGAACTAGACTTGCAATTGGCAGCATTCGATGTATTGGGTTCTTTGGCACATATCGAAATGCTTGAGTCTATCGGATTGCTAGAAAAAGATGAATTGAAAAAAATACAGGAAGAACTTAGAAAAATATATTCTTCCATAAAAAATGAAGCCTTTGTAATTGAAGATGGAATTGAAGATGTTCACTCCCAAATTGAATTTCTGCTAACTCAGGAATTGGGAGATATAGGAAAAAAAATACATAGTGGAAGATCAAGAAATGATCAGGTTCTTCTAGATCTAAAATTATTTACCAGAAATAAATTAGAAGAAATTGTACGAGAAGCAAGATTGCTATTCGATGAATTAATTGCTAAAAGTAATCAGTATAAAGATGTATTAATTCCTGGTTATACTCACTTACAAGTTGCAATGCCTTCTTCTTTTGGATTATGGTTTGGTGCTTATGCTGAAAGTCTTACCGATGATTTATTAGTGCTACAGTCAGCTTATAAAGTAGTGAATCAAAACCCTTTAGGCTCGGGAGCAGGTTATGGTTCTTCTTTTCCTTTAAACAGACAAATGACCAGCGATTTGCTCGGATTTGATAACCTAAGCTATAATGTGGTATATGCACAAATGGGGCGTGGAAAAATGGAATTTACCGTTCTTTCAGCTTTGGCAAATATGGCCATGACAATTGCAAAACTTTCTATGGATGCATGTTTGTATAATAGTCAGAACTTTAACTTTTTTAGTTTTCCCGATGAGTTTACAACAGGAAGCAGCATTATGCCACATAAAAAAAATCCGGATGTTTTTGAATTAATTCGTGCACGAGCGAATGCATTGCAAATGTTGCCTGCACAAATTCAGGCGGTTACCTCAAATCTTCCATCGGGATATCATAGGGATTATCAGTTAACCAAAGAATTTTTCATGCCATCATTCGATAAAATGTTATCCTGCTTGGAGTTGAGTAGAATCATGTTATCGGAAGTTAAAGTAAACGATGATATTTTAAAGGATGATCGTTACAAATATTTGTTCACTGTTGAGGAAGTAAACAAAATGGTTGTAGAAGGTGTGCCTTTTAGAGATGCCTATAAAAAAGTAGGGCAAATGGTAGAAGCAGGAGAATTTAAATACAATGGCGAAGTAAAACATGTTCATGAGGGAAGTATTGGCAATTTGTGTAATGATAAAATTGTTTGCAAAATGAATGAAACCTTTGTGGCATTTAACTTTCACAAGACAAAAGAAGCATATATGAATTTATTAAATAGAATCTAATTTGCTATATACTGAGTTTGTAAATTAAAATTTATGAATTCGCAAATCACTAATTATCAAAATTTTTAAACCATTTTATAACACTTTTATGTCACAACAGACAAAAGCGAAATTAATTTTACATGATGGGTCGGAATATATCGGAACATCTTTCGGATATGAAGATTCCATTGCCGGAGAAATGGTGTTTAACACCGCAATGACTGGATATCCGGAAAGTTTGACTGATCCTTCTTATAAGGGACAAATTTTGGTGAGCACTTTCCCTTTAATTGGAAATTACGGTGTTCCCGGAACTTTGCAGGAGGATGAACTATTCCGTTTTTACGAGTCTGAAAAAATTCAGGTATCTGCCTTTGTGGTTTCCGATTACACCGAAGAATTTAGTCACTGGAATGCAAGTTTAAGTCTTGCCGATTGGATGAAACAACATAAAATTCCCGGAATTTATGGGGTTGATACTCGGGCTTTAACAAAAAAACTTAGAGAGCAGGGAAGTATGCTTGCTAAAATAGTTTTTGAAGGAAATGACCCTGAGTGGAAAGATCCTAACCTCGAAAATTTAGTTGCACAAGTTAGTACGCCAGA
This genomic interval from uncultured Marinifilum sp. contains the following:
- the argB gene encoding acetylglutamate kinase produces the protein MIELTVVKIGGNVIDDPEKLNEFLDAFSNLGGKVVLVHGGGKVASDLSGELGVKTKMINGRRITDAANLKLVTMVYAGLVNKSIVASLQAKGVNAHGMCGADQNLILAEKRNHPSIDYGYVGDVTKVNTLALCKMIECNSVLVIAPITHDGKGQLLNTNADTIATEVAAALSKFYKVKLVYSFEKLGVLMDAEDESSVLPVLTSDECSKMIENGSINTGMMPKTENAFYALSQGVEEVVIGNFVSIENCQSSGTQVVNY
- a CDS encoding aminotransferase class III-fold pyridoxal phosphate-dependent enzyme, coding for MKLFDVYTCYNINLVTGKGAKLSDDKGNEYLDFYGGHGVISIGHSHPHYMFRIENQLHCLGFYSNAVKNDLQERLACKLGKLSGYDAYNLFLCNSGAEANENALKVASFHNNKAKVISVKGAFHGRTGGALAITDNPKLSSLFNAKHDVVFVEMNDSESLKKELIKGDVSAVIIEGVQGVNGVFEPNVDFLKSAKSACVENDALLILDEVQSGFGRSGKFFAHQYADIKPDIITTAKGMGNGFPIGGVLIAPEVKAWKGMLGTTFGGNHLACAAATAVLETIEEEKLIENAEQMGNYLFTALKDNKAIKAIRGKGLMIGIDIDNMSETRTKLLKEYGIFTGSSGSNTLRLLPPLSITKKDADQFIKAFNKLTLIN
- the argH gene encoding argininosuccinate lyase, with amino-acid sequence MKLWDKGVKVDKKIEQFTVGQDRELDLQLAAFDVLGSLAHIEMLESIGLLEKDELKKIQEELRKIYSSIKNEAFVIEDGIEDVHSQIEFLLTQELGDIGKKIHSGRSRNDQVLLDLKLFTRNKLEEIVREARLLFDELIAKSNQYKDVLIPGYTHLQVAMPSSFGLWFGAYAESLTDDLLVLQSAYKVVNQNPLGSGAGYGSSFPLNRQMTSDLLGFDNLSYNVVYAQMGRGKMEFTVLSALANMAMTIAKLSMDACLYNSQNFNFFSFPDEFTTGSSIMPHKKNPDVFELIRARANALQMLPAQIQAVTSNLPSGYHRDYQLTKEFFMPSFDKMLSCLELSRIMLSEVKVNDDILKDDRYKYLFTVEEVNKMVVEGVPFRDAYKKVGQMVEAGEFKYNGEVKHVHEGSIGNLCNDKIVCKMNETFVAFNFHKTKEAYMNLLNRI
- the argC gene encoding N-acetyl-gamma-glutamyl-phosphate reductase; its protein translation is MIKVGIIGGAGYTAGELLRILIWHSQVEITFVQSSSHAGRPITDVHRDLLGDSNLIFGAADYSNTDVIFICSGHGKTKLFLEQNDLPSHLKIVDLSTDYRPQSNTEGFVYGLPEVNKLKIKVADRIANPGCFATCIELGLLPLAFNQKLVEEVHVNAITGSTGAGQNPTATSHFSWKNNNVAVYKAFTHQHLAEIGETVLQLQESYSKQINFIPVRGNFSRGIMATIYTDCDWSLEEANQKYEEYYSNHPFVSISPVLPDVKQVVNTNKCVLYLEKHGNKIMVISVVDNLLKGASGQAVQNMNLMFGLPENIGLGLKPIGF
- a CDS encoding M20 family metallo-hydrolase; its protein translation is MNIEKYTNLALSTLKELISIQSYSKEENSVADLIEQKLKDFGLKVHRKGNNVWVFNHDFEEGKPVLLMNSHLDTVKPNEKWTKDPFNPEISDDKLYGLGSNDAGGCLVSLLATFLALENTKQNYNRVFCASAEEEISGKNGFELVQDEIGRIDVGIVGEPTLMEMAIAEKGLMVIDCEAIGIPGHAARNEGLNAIDIAMEDIKFLHTYQFDKESEILGPVKMTVTQINAGKQHNVIPASCKFVLDVRTNEHYKNEKAFEIIKKNLKSEVKARSFRMNSSGIPLEHPLVQTGLSLDMNYYGSPTTSDQAIMKGFPTLKLGPGDSARSHTADEYIYVKEIGEGVEKYFNLLNELKI